The genome window TTGATACGGTCGCCAGCCACCCGTCAGCGTCAGGGCCGGATCCAGGTATTTCAGGTGGTTATAGATGAAAGTCTCCGGGTAGTTATTCGCGTTTGGATAGGCAATGCAAAGTTTCATACGCTTATATTTTCCTTCCAACAACCAGGTACGTACAAGCGTCTTTATCGCGCGTTTCCTGCGAAGTCGTTTTATCGAATAACTGAATCAATAACTGCATCAGAAACGTAAAAGGCGGCCAGGCCCATTTTGGTATCTTAAACAAGAAACCGTCCTGAAACAGTTGCAAACCCATCGCCGAGCGGCCAATAATTCCCCGAAAAGCAACCACCTCAAACCCATTTCTAGCCACAATTTTCTGCAAACCCGCCGAAGTCCAGCGCCAAAAATCCGTTGGATCGGGATGATACATCCAGTAACCATGCGTTGTGAGCAACAGCGTTCCACCCGGTTTCAGAATGCGGCAAGCTTCCCGCAGATAGCCTTCGGGGTCTTCAACGTGTTCCAACACTTGCGTCGACAACACCACATCAACCTGATTATCGGCCATTTGAATCCGGCTGTCGGAGCCAATGTGTACTTCGGCGTGCGGGTTCCAGGCCAGATCAATGCCCAGATAGTTGACATTTTCCGGCGGAAACAAGGATACATACGGCTTCGTCCCGCACCCAAAATCAGCCAGCGTAATGCGACCCGAGCGAGTCAATGGGTCCACAAACGACGTTTTGGCGTATTGCACCAGTTCGCGCAGTTTTGTCAGGTAATACCGCCGGGGATTGGCCAGACCGGGTTTGATCCGGTAATGTTCTTCCGGATTGTCGGGCAGGGCTTCGGTGCGAACGCTGGTGTCACTCATGCCGGTTCCTGATAAGTCTCGTTAATAAAGGCCGCAATTCGTCCGGCCGCCTGGCCGTCCCACAATTGCGGAATCTGGCCTTGCTTGGCTTTACCATCCAGGATTTCCAAGACTTTTTCGTGCACCGTTACTGAATTCAGATCAGCCAGCAACTGGTTTGTTCCAACCTCTACCGTCACGGGGCGTTCGGTGCTGTCGCGGAAGGTCAGACAAGGCACTTGCAGGTAAGTCGTTTCTTCCTGAATCCCGCCCGAATCGGTCACGATAATGGCGGCATTTTCCATCAGGTTCAGGAATTCCAAGTAGCCTTGTGGTTCCAGCAAACGCAGGTTCGGAATGGCCGTTAAGCGCTCCCAAAGTTCGAAGCGTTTCAGGTTGTTTTCGGTACGTGGGTGAATCGGGAAAAGCACCGTTTTGTAGACCGCAGTATCTTCCACAATCTGCACAATGCTTTGCAAGCCGCCTTCGGC of Tellurirhabdus bombi contains these proteins:
- a CDS encoding class I SAM-dependent methyltransferase, producing the protein MSDTSVRTEALPDNPEEHYRIKPGLANPRRYYLTKLRELVQYAKTSFVDPLTRSGRITLADFGCGTKPYVSLFPPENVNYLGIDLAWNPHAEVHIGSDSRIQMADNQVDVVLSTQVLEHVEDPEGYLREACRILKPGGTLLLTTHGYWMYHPDPTDFWRWTSAGLQKIVARNGFEVVAFRGIIGRSAMGLQLFQDGFLFKIPKWAWPPFTFLMQLLIQLFDKTTSQETRDKDACTYLVVGRKI